One window of Plasmodium relictum strain SGS1 genome assembly, chromosome: 14 genomic DNA carries:
- the AP2-G gene encoding transcription factor with AP2 domain(s), putative, with protein MTQRKIENPRFLSNNFPHTCKNNYEYFSQKKYFFVYWKKKNEDNTRNNYSEDRIHNLYRDLEKYLYKIMKEKNFRKNNFDKLSNYMKRQKTILCNNKYFHLHYLLSCDKNIKMNNRKNFVFFKRFRNREKENQILLLLKEYNIMKNNSNKEQVNTIQKKEGRKKLLRSLLNFKTHATKIEYIKQNTSKCVIFNKGSLIIKSKIYMKVKSASIPKLLIFKNSTKNNNQHIFHNSFKIKNMMLLKKKKELMRYNLYISMHVYFRKMIIDNENILNGNLRKEKCFLLFSRKYDDEKINKINIVYIKSNSTNILNILKENLNINKKIKTIKSISIKNLKKYRIINSNFFKNERYKLIFKKKVNIFLLLYKKKISSKKNSNDERNYANYFNYKNEDDVNNNNNNNNNNNNNNNNNNNNNNNNNNNNNNNNNNNNNNNNNNNNSNNNNNNNNNNNNNKDNSNDNDNNKDNKKKKKKKNKKDDEKNNHNMDSDKENYYEKKNEGDKENIIKKNKIKFGKSKNKNNNYIKRKKITNDNTLKIHSIKNNNNIKNEYILKNNKIHRNKEHDINKNYYIKNNDVCNIKDKEILIDSCLINSSKYGSRNSRKRMNSHSLDKKNYDVCYIKKKIDLTKIYKNVIDYKKEKISTNKNEKNPNFINVETFKNKINEMEFISNNITEKNSNKIYSDNLNDSTVKKKLREYNKSALFNINNENNFMNTKKIVPIKKLVENSEILEDEKNKEKLVIKTKHDSMDNKNKKNDQKIDINSLKEKEKKNLRLKKSNSEEKEKIKKENEEYHHEKNKKGYTLNDIEERNHVLNKKNSFLIKNENFSDIEINDNNNKYPLIKDSKIYNNSAKHKEVGISHKYKLNINSKINNKKSSNIRIKKKIKNELKSYTSKENDTRLVKNLRNKKIKTCNNENSVNSNNNTIETKEKTHDMEINTKNNLKDKILHKNENLLDKNISFSSTHTITDEVTDTEENIKNACKDILNNSPFFFNENDYHKNCELLKNIYSNNLIYNNQKHKNNEYPCYQLIQNNQELLEENCFNKFLDYNINDYLNISNNNFNEYKSNLQYDFYRFQPLIVKNSVHDNSIHTTMIHLNNYNCDFIPDNYKNNFYINYNKINKCNCIHEINYIKNINEHNSNTQKSSYIKELTDQECLNNKIKSLNISNNLFTNQYYPLFPSNNIFNNIILNQKIKNDLANNNNIDFYSSNKETNEKKYSNSIKKEKSEISSNNSKLLNNEIGYNNEKNYSYNSNNNDNLKNENYNITTNSINNLNDENKTNSYNNSIEEYKINEDSIHTNNSMNNKIVINYVNKYNHMNDSNLYSMNIFVNDNCNDNQKNNIFKNNPKNDNINMKNIENTPNFTHNLNNCVKKSNDNLNNDEKNNPPSSISEEKKNLVNYLNGNKENSNNFINNRSNGIIYAKNEREYNICNDLSSTNSLNYINNNLYKFNILNKKCYVSNQVNKIDNINNCMAINNLNSINTNFNDFQNNLNKMNYIHHNMNCEINKIHYIKNKNTGYIKNEQNMNYLKTSDQCESKSKLSNINICNNNEIKENNINKNYKNNNNKTISTNNNTNNNNNNYVNSNNDKKNNNSNNNNDNKNNNSNNNNNNDNNNNNYGNSNNNNDNNDNNNDDDDNNNKHNHNKNISSNNNNINDNTNNSDNNNINNINYICNNNNDDNSNTNNNNNNNNNEKNKNELNNHSNNSICESNNTTITNHLNDTHNDYEKINFINGSIKNNINEINFLNFNSNNINNSINNTHKFNYINNECINNLINQMNYKDYVTNLNYLNSINYFNNNLNNLNSLNKTIQLNCINEMRYINEINNERYINNMNSEIHFINNYHNHIIANELSIHNNYNDINRFNNNNTLYINDRLFSMNRTIDFNGDIMNNYTTHELSLEGVDQNSKNTNMNNFHKNGLNSNELSSMNSPESNCTNNNKEKKILKYDDFIFGRKKDVLKKRYEIQKAILLNVDDKLKEMVEEIVYNASLLPEKGLRGRNTLDCNHPIHSVWKDTTRGHCSWRCRWWENGRRLSKNFNVKRFGNDGALRMAVTMKLKKSAPKEQLQLLKQQRDFLKLCYVNNWIKDNKESNKKRFLNSININDVNVSNSNNTNTNNQLNEEPNNKSTHFNNFSCNKSIYPYNILKKENTQNNNTAMKHNMYMSNLPSPLLLSNQEENTFKSNLINEKYYIHNSNGSINEIINETHKNFNNTLHLRNNYNSYDINNNFNNTTISSQGFKHNEDTILSNNYSTNCDI; from the coding sequence atgactcaaagaaaaatagaaaatccTCGTTTCCTATCAAATAATTTTCCACATACATGTAAGAATAATTATGAGTATTtttcacaaaaaaaatatttttttgtttattggaaaaagaaaaatgaagataatacTAGAAACAATTATTCTGAAGATAGAATACATAATTTATATAGGgatttagaaaaatatttatataaaataatgaaagaaaaaaattttcgaaaaaataattttgataaattatCCAATTATATGAAGAGGCAGAAAACtattttatgtaataataaatattttcacctgcattatttattaagttgcgataaaaatattaaaatgaataatagaaaaaactttgttttttttaaaagatttagAAATAGAGAAAAAGAGAATCAAATATTACTTTTACTTAAGGAATATaacataatgaaaaataattcaaataaagaACAAGTAAACACAATACAGAAAAAAGAAGGAAGAAAAAAACTTTTACGtagtttattaaattttaagacACATGCAACTAAAATAGAATATATTAAACAAAATACAAGTAAATGTGTAATATTTAACAAAGGTAGTCTCATAATAAAATCAAAGATATACATGAAAGTAAAAAGTGCCTCTATTCCTAAATTactcatttttaaaaacagtacaaaaaataataatcaacatatttttcataattcatttaaaattaaaaatatgatgcttctgaagaaaaaaaaagaattgatgagatataatttatatattagcATGCATGTTTATTTTAGAAAGATGATAAttgataatgaaaatatccTAAATGGTAATTtgagaaaagaaaaatgctttttacttttttctaGAAAATACgatgatgaaaaaattaataaaataaatattgtttatataaaaagtaattctacaaacattttaaatatattaaaagaaaatttgaatattaataaaaaaataaaaacaattaaaagtattagtataaaaaatttaaaaaaatacagaaTTATAAATTCAAACTTCTTTAAAAATGAACGATATaagttaatttttaaaaaaaaagtaaatatttttctcttattatacaaaaagaaaatatcatctaaaaaaaatagtaacgATGAAAGAAATTAtgcaaattattttaattataaaaatgaagatgatgtaaataataataataataataataataataataataataataataataataataataataataataataataataataataataataataataataataataataataataataataataataataataataatagtaataataataataataataataataataataataacaataaagataatagtaatgataatgataataataaagataataaaaagaagaagaagaagaagaataaaaaagatgatgaaaaaaataaccaCAACATGGATAgtgataaagaaaattattacgagaaaaaaaatgaaggtgacaaagaaaatattatcaaaaagaataaaataaaatttggaaagagtaaaaataaaaataataattatattaaaaggaaaaaaattacaaatgaTAATACACTTAAAATCCATTCgataaaaaacaataataatattaaaaatgaatatattttgaaaaataataaaatacataGAAACAAAGAGCAtgacataaataaaaattattatataaaaaataatgatgtaTGTAATATTAAggataaagaaatattaatagACTCTTGTTTAATAAACAGTTCAAAGTATGGATCGAGAAATTCAAGAAAACGTATGAACAGCCACagtttagataaaaaaaattacgaTGTAtgttatattaaaaagaagataGATCttactaaaatatataaaaatgttatagattataaaaaagagaagataagtacaaataaaaatgagaaaaatccaaattttattaatgttgaaacatttaaaaataaaataaatgaaatggAGTTCATAAGCAATAACATAACAGAAAAGaatagtaataaaatttattcgGACAATTTAAATGACTCaacagtaaaaaaaaaattgagagaatataataaatctgctttatttaatattaacaatgaaaacaattttatgaatacaaaaaaaattgtacCTATAAAAAAACTTGTAGAAAATTCAGAAATTTTGGAAGACGAAAAGAACAAAGAGAAATTAGTTATAAAGACTAAACATGATTCTatggataataaaaataaaaaaaatgatcaaaaaatagatataaattcattaaaagaaaaggaaaaaaaaaatttaagattAAAAAAGAGTAATTCAGAAGagaaggaaaaaataaaaaaagaaaatgaagaatatcatcatgaaaaaaataaaaaaggatatACATTAAATGACATTGAGGAAAGAAACCATgttttgaataaaaaaaattcttttttaattaaaaatgaaaacttTAGCGACATagaaataaatgataataataataaatatccCCTTATTAAAGATagtaaaatttataacaattctGCAAAACATAAAGAAGTTGGTATAAGTcacaaatataaattaaatataaactcaaaaattaataataaaaaaagttcaaacattagaataaaaaaaaaaataaaaaatgaattaaagaGTTATACATCAAAAGAGAATGATACAAGACTagttaaaaatttaagaaataaaaaaataaaaacgtgtaataatgaaaattctgtaaacagtaataataatacaatCGAGACAAAGGAAAAAACACATGATATGGaaattaatacaaaaaataacttaaaagataaaattctacacaaaaatgaaaatttactagataaaaatatatctttctCAAGTACTCATACAATAACAGACGAAGTAACGGATactgaagaaaatataaaaaatgcatGTAAAGACATCCTGAATAATTCaccttttttctttaatgaaaatgattatcataaaaattgtgaattattaaaaaacatatatagcaacaatttaatatataataaccaaaaacataaaaataatgaatatccTTGTTATCAATTAATACAAAACAATCAAGAACTATTAGAAGAAAattgttttaataaatttcttgattataatataaatgattatttaaatatttctaataataatttcaatGAATATAAATCTAATTTGCAATATGATTTTTATCGATTTCAACCACTTATTGTAAAAAACAGCGTTCACGATAATAGTATTCATACGACAATGATACATTTAAACAATTACAATTGTGATTTCATACctgataattataaaaataatttttatataaattacaaTAAGATTAATAAATGTAATTGCATACACGAAATaaactatataaaaaatattaatgaacATAATTCAAATACTCAGAAATCAAGTTATATAAAAGAGTTAACGGATCAAGAATGcctaaataataaaataaaaagtttgaATATTTcgaataatttatttactaATCAGTATTATCCATTATTTCCCTCtaacaatatttttaataatataattcttaatcaaaaaattaaaaatgatttagcaaataataataatattgacTTCTATTCAAGTAATAAAgaaacaaatgaaaaaaaatatagcaattctattaaaaaagaaaaaagtgaaaTCAGCAGCAATAAtagtaaattattaaataatgaaattggatataataatgaaaaaaattattcttataattctaataataatgataatttgaaaaatgaaaattataatattacaaCAAATTCAATCAATAACTtgaatgatgaaaataaaacaaatagttataataattctattgaagaatataaaattaatgaagatTCAatacatacaaataatagtatgaataataaaatcGTCATTAATTATGTAAATAAGTATAATCATATGAACGATAGTAATCTTTATAGTATGAATATATTTGTAAATGATAATTGTAATgataatcaaaaaaataatatttttaaaaataatccaaaaaatgataatataaatatgaagAATATAGAAAACACACCTAATTTTActcataatttaaataattgtgttaaaaaatcaaatgataacttaaataatgatgaaaagAATAACCCTCCTAGTTCTATAAgcgaagaaaaaaaaaatttggtAAATTACTTGAAtggaaataaagaaaattcaaataattttattaataatagatCAAATGGAATAATTTATGCAAAAAATGAGAGAGAATATAATATTTGCAATGATTTAAGCAGCACAAATTCtcttaattatataaataataatttatataaatttaatattttaaataaaaaatgttatgtTTCTAATCaggttaataaaattgataatataaataattgtatggcaataaataatttaaattctataaatactaattttaatgattttcaaaataatttaaataaaatgaactATATACACCATAATATGAATTGTGAAATCAATAAAATacattacataaaaaataaaaatacaggatacattaaaaatgaacaaaatatgaattatttaaaaactaGTGATCAATGTGAATCAAAAAGTAAACTatcaaatattaatatttgtaataataatgaaataaaagaaaataatattaataagaattataaaaacaataataataaaactatTAGTACGAATAACAACACTAacaataacaataataattatgttaatagcaataatgataaaaaaaataataatagtaataataataatgataataaaaataataatagtaataataataataataatgataataacaataataattatggtaatagcaataataataatgacaACAATGacaataataatgatgatgatgataataataataaacacaatcataataaaaatattagcagtaataacaataatataaatgacaATACTAACAATAGTGataacaataatataaataatataaattatatttgtaataataacaatgatgataatagcaatacaaataataataataataataataataacgaaaaaaacaaaaatgagTTAAACAATCATTCTAATAACAGTATCTGCGAAAGTAATAACACCACTATTACAAATCATCTAAATGACACTCATAACGATTATGAGAAGATAAACTTTATAAATGgttctataaaaaataatattaatgaaataaatttcCTAAATTTcaattcaaataatataaataacagTATAAATAACAcacataaatttaattatataaataatgaatgtATAAATAATCTTATAAATCAAATGAATTATAAAGATTATGTAACTAAtctgaattatttaaattccataaattattttaacaaTAACTTGAATAACTTAAATagtttaaataaaacaatacAATTAAATTGCATAAATGAAATGAgatatattaatgaaataaataatgaacgGTATATAAACAATATGAATAGTGAAatacattttataaataactaTCATAATCATATAATAGCAAATGAATTAAGCATTCATAACAATTACAATGATATAAATCGcttcaataataataataccttatatataaatgatagaCTTTTTTCTATGAATCGAACAATTGATTTTAATGGTGATATAATGAATAATTATACCACTCATGAATTATCACTCGAAGGTGTTGATCAAAATTCGAAAAATACAAACATGAATAACTTTCATAAAAATGGATTGAATTCTAATGAATTGAGTAGTATGAACTCACCTGAATCAAACTGCACAaacaataataaagaaaaaaagatcTTAAAATATGATGATTTTATATTTGGTAGAAAGAAagatgtattaaaaaaaagatatgaaATACAAAAGGCAATATTATTAAACGTtgatgataaattaaaagaaatggTTGAAGAAATTGTATATAATGCTTCTTTATTACCAGAAAAAGGGTTAAGAGGAAGAAATACCCTAGATTGTAATCATCCAATTCACAGCGTATGGAAAGATACTACTAGAGGTCATTGCTCATGGAGATGCAGATGGTGGGAAAACGGGAGAAGATTAAGCAAAAATTTCAATGTGAAAAGATTTGGTAATGATGGTGCTTTAAGAATGGCTGTAacaatgaaattaaaaaaaagtgctCCAAAAGAACAATTGCAATTATTAAAGCAACAAAGggattttttaaaactatgTTATGTTAACAACTGgataaaagataataaagaaaGCAATAAAAAGCGTTTTCTTAATTccattaatataaatgatgtaAATGTTAGTAACTCTAACAACACTAATACGAATAATCAATTAAATGAAGAACcaaataataaatcaacTCATTTTAACAATTTCTCGTGTAATAAAAGTATCTATCcctataatattttaaaaaaagaaaatactcaaaataataatactgCAATGAAACACAATATGTATATGAGTAACCTCCCAAGTCCTCTATTACTATCCAATCAAGAAGAAAATACTTTTAAAAgcaatttaataaatgaaaaatattatattcataattCAAATGGAagtataaatgaaattataaatgaaacacataagaattttaataatacattacatttaagaaataattataactcttacgatataaataataatttcaaCAATACAACTATTTCTTCACAGGGATTTAAACATAATGAAGACACTATATTAAGCAATAATTATAGTACAAATTGTGATATCTAA